A single Nomascus leucogenys isolate Asia chromosome 14, Asia_NLE_v1, whole genome shotgun sequence DNA region contains:
- the LOC100586670 gene encoding putative elongation factor 1-alpha-like 3, whose protein sequence is MGKEKTHINIVVIGHVDTGKSTTTGHLIYKCDGIDKRTIDKFEKEAAEMGKGSFKYAWVLDKLKDERERGITTDTSLWKFGTSKYYVTIIDTPGHRDLIKNMITGTSQADCAVLIVAAGVGEFEAGISKNGQTQEHALLAYTLGVKQLIVGVNKMDSTEPPYSQKRYEAIVKEVSTYIKKTGYNPDTVAFVPISGWNGDNTLEPSANMPWFNGWKVTRKDGNASGTTLLEALDCILPPTHPTDKPLHLPLQDVYKIGGIGTVPVG, encoded by the coding sequence atgggaaaggaaaagacTCATATCAACATTGTCGTCATTGGACATGTAGATACAGGCAAGTCCACCACTACTGGCCATCTGATCTATAAATGCGATGGCATCGACAAAAGAACCATTGACAAATTTGAGAAGGAGGCTGCTGAGATGGGAAAGGGCTCCTTCAAGTATGCCTGGGTCTTGGATAAACTGAAAGATGAGCGTGAACGTGGTATCACCACTGATACCTCCTTGTGGAAATTTGGGACCAGCAAGTACTATGTGACTATCATTGATACCCCAGGACACAGAGACCTCATCAAAAACATGATTACAGGGACATCTCAGGCTGACTGTGCTGTCCTGATTGTTGCTGCTGGTGTTGGTGAATTTGAAGCTGGTATCTCCAAGAATGGGCAGACCCAAGAGCATGCCCTTCTGGCTTACACACTGGGTGTGAAACAACTAATTGTTGGTGTTAACAAAATGGATTCCACTGAGCCACCCTACAGCCAGAAGAGATATGAGGCAATTGTTAAGGAAGTCAGCACTTACATTAAGAAAACTGGCTACAACCCCGACACAGTAGCATTTGTGCCAATTTCTGGTTGGAATGGTGACAACACGCTGGAGCCAAGTGCTAACATGCCTTGGTTCAACGGCTGGAAAGTCACCCGTAAGGATGGCAATGCCAGTGGCACCACACTGCTTGAGGCTCTAGACTGCATCCTACCACCAACTCATCCAACTGACAAGCCCTTGCACCTGCCTCTCCAGGATGTCTACAAAATTGGTGGTATTGGTACCGTTCCTGTTGGCTGA